From the genome of Primulina huaijiensis isolate GDHJ02 unplaced genomic scaffold, ASM1229523v2 scaffold16847, whole genome shotgun sequence, one region includes:
- the LOC140965948 gene encoding metacaspase-1-like isoform X1, with amino-acid sequence MLILVYCSNCRTPLQLPPGAAAIRCAVCKFITRIGDPRTNPPAPPSYRPTPSSLNGYNGHYSTGETRPGPPSTAYLRKKAVIVGISYRYSRHELKGTINDAKCMKYLLIHRFKFPESSILMLTEEEMDPYKIPTKHNIRMAMFWLVQGCQPGDSLVFHYSGHGSQKRNYTGDEVDGFDETLCPLDFETHGMIVDDEINATIVRPLPSGVKLHAIIDSCHSGTMLDLPYLCRMDRTGRYVWEDHRPRTSTWKGTSGGEVISFSGCDDDQTSADTSALSKVISTGAMTFSFIQAVEQVQVSNPTYGSILNAMRSTIRNADDEIGGGVVTTLVTMLLTGGSAGIGKIRQEPQLSANEPFDVYAKPFSL; translated from the exons atgttgattttagtATATTGTTCCAACTGCCGGACGCCACTCCAGCTGCCGCCAGGAGCCGCCGCCATCCGCTGTGCCGTGTGCAAGTTCATCACCCGCATCGGTGATCCTCGTACCAATCCACCTGCGCCGCCTTCTTATCGTCCCACGCCCTCCTCTCTCAACGGATACAATGGCCACTACTCAACGGGCGAAACGCGGCCTGGTCCTCCTTCCACCGCCTACCTTCGGAAGAAGGCGGTGATCGTGGGGATCTCGTACAGGTACTCGAGGCACGAGTTGAAGGGCACCATTAATGATGCTAAATGCATGAAATACTTGCTGATTCACAGGTTCAAATTCCCCGAATCATCCATTCTCATGCTCACtg AAGAGGAGATGGATCCATACAAAATCCCAACAAAACACAACATTAGGATGGCTATGTTTTGGCTTGTACAAGGTTGCCAACCTGGGGACTCCCTAGTGTTTCATTACTCCGGCCACGGTTCACAAAAGAGGAACTACACAGGAGATGAGGTCGATGGATTTGATGAAACACTATGTCCTTTGGATTTCGAGACACATGGAATGATTGTTGATGATGAAATCAATGCAACTATTGTTAGGCCACTTCCTTCTGGTGTCAAGCTTCACGCAATCATAGATTCATGTCACAGTGGCACAATGCTAGATTTACCGTATCTTTGTAGAATGGACAG AACTGGGCGTTATGTATGGGAAGACCATCGTCCTCGAACAAGTACTTGGAAAGGCACTAGTGGAGGAGAAGTCATATCCTTTAGTGGTTGTGATGACGATCAAACCTCAGCAGATACATCT GCTCTTTCCAAGGTGATTTCAACAGGCGCAATGACATTTTCATTTATCCAAGCAGTTGAACAAGTCCAAGTAAGTAATCCTACATATGGAAGTATTTTAAATGCAATGAGGTCTACCATTcgaaatgctgatgatgaaaTAGGAGGGGGTGTTGTTACAACACTTGTCACAATGCTTTTGACTGGGGGAAGTGCTGGCATTGGAAAGATCAGACAG GAGCCACAGCTTAGTGCTAATGAACCATTTGATGTTTATGCTAAGCCATTTTCTCTATAA
- the LOC140965948 gene encoding metacaspase-1-like isoform X2 has translation MLILVYCSNCRTPLQLPPGAAAIRCAVCKFITRIGDPRTNPPAPPSYRPTPSSLNGYNGHYSTGETRPGPPSTAYLRKKAVIVGISYRYSRHELKGTINDAKCMKYLLIHRFKFPESSILMLTEEEMDPYKIPTKHNIRMAMFWLVQGCQPGDSLVFHYSGHGSQKRNYTGDEVDGFDETLCPLDFETHGMIVDDEINATIVRPLPSGVKLHAIIDSCHSGTMLDLPYLCRMDRTGRYVWEDHRPRTSTWKGTSGGEVISFSGCDDDQTSADTSALSKVISTGAMTFSFIQAVEQVQVSNPTYGSILNAMRSTIRNADDEIGGGVVTTLVTMLLTGGSAGIGKIRQPQLSANEPFDVYAKPFSL, from the exons atgttgattttagtATATTGTTCCAACTGCCGGACGCCACTCCAGCTGCCGCCAGGAGCCGCCGCCATCCGCTGTGCCGTGTGCAAGTTCATCACCCGCATCGGTGATCCTCGTACCAATCCACCTGCGCCGCCTTCTTATCGTCCCACGCCCTCCTCTCTCAACGGATACAATGGCCACTACTCAACGGGCGAAACGCGGCCTGGTCCTCCTTCCACCGCCTACCTTCGGAAGAAGGCGGTGATCGTGGGGATCTCGTACAGGTACTCGAGGCACGAGTTGAAGGGCACCATTAATGATGCTAAATGCATGAAATACTTGCTGATTCACAGGTTCAAATTCCCCGAATCATCCATTCTCATGCTCACtg AAGAGGAGATGGATCCATACAAAATCCCAACAAAACACAACATTAGGATGGCTATGTTTTGGCTTGTACAAGGTTGCCAACCTGGGGACTCCCTAGTGTTTCATTACTCCGGCCACGGTTCACAAAAGAGGAACTACACAGGAGATGAGGTCGATGGATTTGATGAAACACTATGTCCTTTGGATTTCGAGACACATGGAATGATTGTTGATGATGAAATCAATGCAACTATTGTTAGGCCACTTCCTTCTGGTGTCAAGCTTCACGCAATCATAGATTCATGTCACAGTGGCACAATGCTAGATTTACCGTATCTTTGTAGAATGGACAG AACTGGGCGTTATGTATGGGAAGACCATCGTCCTCGAACAAGTACTTGGAAAGGCACTAGTGGAGGAGAAGTCATATCCTTTAGTGGTTGTGATGACGATCAAACCTCAGCAGATACATCT GCTCTTTCCAAGGTGATTTCAACAGGCGCAATGACATTTTCATTTATCCAAGCAGTTGAACAAGTCCAAGTAAGTAATCCTACATATGGAAGTATTTTAAATGCAATGAGGTCTACCATTcgaaatgctgatgatgaaaTAGGAGGGGGTGTTGTTACAACACTTGTCACAATGCTTTTGACTGGGGGAAGTGCTGGCATTGGAAAGATCAGACAG CCACAGCTTAGTGCTAATGAACCATTTGATGTTTATGCTAAGCCATTTTCTCTATAA